The nucleotide window GCCCGGGCTGCGCTCGCCTTCGCTCCAGGCGGTCTCGAAAGCCGCTGAAAGAGCGACGGGAATTATGCACAGCAAGGGTTCCCAGTGTTCGCCATGGCGCAGCATCAGTGGTTTGTCCGGATGCTGCGCGGCGGTTTCACGCATGCTCTGGAGCAGTGCGGCATCGATGCGTGGCACATCGCAGGGCAGTACCAGCAGGTGAGTGTGGCGGGCAGCCTTCAGACCTGCGCGAATACCCGCCAATGGCCCGGGAAAATCGCCTTCGTCGTCATGGACCAACTGATCCGCATAAAGCGCATATTTCTCCAGGTTTCTGTTGCAGGAGATGATCAGGTCATCACTCAGCGAGCGCGTCTTGAGGTGCAAATGTGCAATCAGCGGCTCGCCGTGCCATTCCAGCAAACCCTTGTCCTGACCGCCCATGCGTTGGCCTCGCCCGCCGGCCAGGAGCAGAATGGAACAAGGCGGCAGAGGTGTATTCGAGGTCATCGCACTTCTCCATGGGGGCGGCGAAAAAATGAGGTGCTGTGATATAACACCGGGCTGTTTCTCCTACAACTGGACGAGCCTATGAAAGCCAAGGCTGATGTACCTTTCGCACCGCTCAACATTGCGGTGCTGACGGTCAGCGATACCCGTACCCTGGAAACCGATACCTCAGGCCAGGTCTTCGTCGACCGCTTGAGCGCTGCCGGTCATTACCTGGCGGCTCGGGTACTGCTCAAAGATGACCTCTACAAAATTCGCGCGCAAGTCGCCAACTGGATTGCCGATGAGGTCGTGCAAGTGGTGTTGATCACCGGTGGTACCGGGTTCACCGGTCGCGACAGCACGCCCGAAGCCGTGAGTTGCCTGCTGGATAAGCAGGTCGATGGTTTTGGTGAGTTGTTTCGGCAGATATCGGTGGCGGATATCGGCACCTCGACGGTTCAGTCCCGGGCTTTGGCTGGTCTGGCCAATGGCACGCTGGTTTGCTGCTTGCCGGGCTCGACCAATGCTGTGCGTACCGGCTGGGATGGCATTCTCGCCGAGCAACTGGATTCCCGGCACCGTCCGTGCAATTTCGTGGCCCATCTGAAACAGGCGGCACCCTGTGAATCCCGCGGGTAAGCCAGGCAAGACGGGCAGTCTGATGGCTGTCGAGGTGGCACTGGCGCGTTTGCTGGAGTTGGCCGATGCATCGAGGGTGCGCGAGCACGAACGCTTGCCGTTGGCACGGATTCAGGGGCGCGTACTGGCCGCTGATCTGGTCTCGACACTTGATTTACCACCCTGGCCCAACAGTGCCATGGACGGTTATGCCTTGCGCCTGGCTGACTGGACAGAAGAGCCGTTGGTGGTCAGTCAGAAGATTTTTGCAGGCCAGGCTCCGGAGCCCTTGAAGCCGGGTACCTGTGCGCGGATTTTCACCGGCGCGCCTGTGCCCGCAGGTGCCGACTGTGTCGAGATGCAGGAGAACGCCGAGGTTCAGGCGGATGAGCGGGTACGTTTCACCGAAACCATGACCCTAGGGCAGAACATCCGCCCACAAGGTCAGGAAACTACCGTCGGTGAGCTGATCTTGCCCGCAGGAACGCGCCTGGGGCCCATCGAGCAGGGGCTGGCGGCATCACTGGGGTGCGCTGAACTGGACGTGGTTCGCAAGGTTCGTGTTGCAGTCCTGTCTACCGGGGATGAATTGGTTGAGCCGGGTCAGGCCCTTGGGCCAGGACAGATCTACAACAGCAATCGAGTGTTGCTCTGCAACTGGTTGCAGCGCTTGGGCTGTGAGGTGATCGATGCCGGCATTCTTCCCGATGATTTGGCGACCACTCGTGCCCGCCTTGGTGAGCTGAAGGAAGTCGACCTGATTCTCTCGACAGGGGGGGTATCGGTGGGAGAAGCCGACTTTCTGGGCATTGCCTTGCGGGAAGAGGGCGAGCTGACCCTGTGGAAGCTGGCCATCAAACCAGGCAAACCGCTGACGTTCGGGCATTTTCGCGGCGTGCCTGTGATTGGTTTACCCGGCAATCCGGCGTCGACCCTGGTGACTTTTGCTCTGTTGGCAAGGCCCTACCTCTTGCGTCGCCAAGGCGTAAAAGAGGTTGAGCCCCTGAAGTTTCAGGTGCCTGCGGGTTTTGTCTGGCCAAAGGCTGGTAACCGACGTGAGTACTTGCGCGGACGTCTGGAGAATGGCCGGGCAATCATCTACAAGAATCAGAGCTCTGGCGTACTGCGTAGTGCTGCCTGGGCTGACGGTCTGGTTGAAGTGCTGGAGGGCCGTACGCTGATCGAGGGCGATTGGGTGAGCTTCATCCCGCTGAGCGAAGTCTTGAGCTGATACCTGCCTTGGTTTTGCCACGCAAGTCCGGTTGATCGAGGGGGGCTTGCGTGCATCGCTACTCCTTAATGAGCCAGAAGTGTCACCACCTGGTCGAAGCGACTGTTGGCGACCCAGGCCAAAAGTCCCAGGACAACGGCTGTTCCGCCAGCTGAATAGGCGAGCCTGTGTTTGATGGCTTTGACGTCTCCGCGGACTTCATCCATGTCTCTTCGGATGTATTTGAGGTGTGTCTCCAGTTCAATGATGCGAGGTTCCATATCGACTTCTCCGGTGGGCTTTGCGCTGTTTTTGAGTTCAGCCTGATGATTGGCGCGATTGTCTGTGAACGGCGCGACCGGAGTGACCGGTAGTCTGATGTCATGGCTTTGCATGGAGTGAATGGCTCCTTGCGTTAAAACCATTCAAGTGGCCGATGCCGTTGTTACTTGCGCTTTCCGAGGCCCTTAAGGGTTTTCCATTCATTGTTTGCACGTCCTTGTGTAATTCCTTGGTGATGACTGATAACCGCTGACACAACGGTGTACCAATCGCCTTGGTGGGTCAATTGAGCCGATTCCTCATGTTTTGTAAGAAAAAATACCGCCCTGTAGGACTCAAGTTTTCTTCCCCCGGAAATAATTGAAATCCTTGCGACTTTTATGAAGGGCTGTGAGGTCAACATATCGCATACGGATTCCAGATAGGGGAGTGGCAAAAATGAGCGAACGCAAGGCGCTGTTGATTCTGCATGGCAAGCAGGCACTCAATGAGCAGGTCCGTGCAGCCGTTGAAGGCAAGCGTCAGCAGGGCTGGGAACTGGCTGTTCGACTGACCTGGGAGGCAGGTGACGCACAGCGGCTGGTGGAAGAAGCGCTGACGGCAGGCTATACGCAGCTGATTGCCGGTGGCGGTGACGGCACCTTGCGTGATATCGCCGAAGCCATGGCGGCGCACCCGACGCAGGCCAGTCTGGTGCTTCTACCTTTGGGCACCGCCAACGATTTTGCTCGCGCCGCCGGTGTGCCACTGGAGCCCGCTCAGGCGCTGGAACTGTTGGAGACTGCCCCGCAACTCATTGATCTGGGGGAGGTCGGTGGGCAGGTTTTCCTGAACATGGCCACGGGCGGTTTTGGCAGTCAGGTCACGGCCAACACTTCCGAGGATCTGAAAAGAATCCTTGGGGGTGCGGCTTATCTATTCACGGGTTTGTCGCGTTTCAGTGAGTTGCATGCTGCCTGGGGCGAGCTGCAGGGACCGGATTTTCACTGGCGCGGCGAGCTGTTGGCATTGGGCATCGGTAACGGTCGACAGGCTGGCGGTGGTCATGTGTTGTGCCCGCAGGCACTGGCTGACGATGGTCTGCTGGATATCAGTATTTTGCCCGCCCCCCAGGAAGTGGTCGGTACCTTGAAAGATCTGCTGACCGATGGCTTCGGAATCGACAACATGTTTGTGAGAGCCCGTTTGCCATGGGTCGAGATCAAAGTCTCGGAGGGCCTCTATATCAACCTTGATGGCGAGCCCCTGGAGGGCGATAGCCTGCGCTTCTCTGCGCGTGCAGCGGCATTGCGTGTGCATTTGCCAGAGAACTCGCCACTGCTGAGCACTTCGCAAACGGCTAGTCGTCGAGACTGATGATCTGCTCACGCACGGCGAACAACACCAGGCCGGCCACATCGTAGATCTGCAAGCGCTTCATGATCTGCGAACGGTGGGTTTCAACAGTCTTGATGCTCAGGCCCAGGCCATTGGCGATTTCCCGGGTGGATTTTCCGCGAACAATCAGTCGCAGGATTTCCAGCTGACGTGCCGTCAGGTTGTGCGAGTCCTGGGTTGGCACCTGATTTTTCTGGGTTCGGGTCAGCGCCTGGTTGATGACAGTGTGGGCGATGGCCGGGCTCAGGTAGCGTTCGTTGTTGCGCAAGGCTTCCAGGGCATGTTCGAGCTCGGTGGCCGTGGTGTCTTTGAGCAGGTAGCCATGAGCCCCTGATTCCAATGCCTGCATGATCAGCGCAGGGTCGGTGTGCATCGACAGGATGAGCACTTTGCACTGCGGGCGTACTCGTTTGAGCCGCTGCAAGGCTTCAAGGCCGCCAGTTTCCTTCATGGAAATATCCAGCAGGATGATATCTGGGGACAGTTGCTCGACCATCTCGACTAACTGCGAGCCGTCATTGGCCTCGCCGATGACCGCATAGCCGGGAATATCCAGCACCAGAGCGCGTACGCCAGCCCTGATAAGTGAGTGGTCGTCCACCAGAAGTAAGTTACAAGTCAATGCATAACCTTATTGGTACTGGCCCGTTCAAGCGAACGGGGCGCCCAGGGGAAGAGTGCTTCGATTTGAGTGCCTTTGCCCAGCTCGCTGGTCACGGTCAGTGTGCCGCCTAACTGATCGATCCGTTCTGACATCCCGGCCATTCCGCGTTGCCCCTCACGACCGGGGTCTGCCGCTGGCGCGAAACCCAGGCCATCGTCGCTGATCAACAGTGCCAGGCCTTGGGGCAGGCGTTGCAGGCGGACCAACAGATTTCTGGCTTCGGCATGGCGCAGTATATTGGTAACCGCTTCTTGAGTGATTCGAAAGGCTGCCACCGCCATTTCCTCTGGTATGCCTGTCAAGCGTTGATGGCATTCCAGGCTCCAGTGCAATGACGTATTGGCCAGGGTCCTGAGTAAATGCGCGCGCAGACTGGCTTCCAGCCCGAGACTGGTCAGCTGCCGTGGATTCAGGATGGCCGACACGTCACGAACCTTGGTCAGGGTTTCGTCCAGCGTATCGCAGAGTACCGAACACTGATCCTGTAGTTCTTCGGGCAATCGACGTTTGAGCCATTCGCTTTGAAGTTTTGCGGCGGTCAGCAACTGGCCGATGTCATCATGCAGTTCCCGACTGAGCCGGTGGCGTTCGTTTTCCTGAACTTCCAGCAGACGGTCAGCGAGTTCTTGAGGCTGAAACTTTATCGATTTGCGCGAGAGGCGATGCCTTACCCAGACGCAGGCCAGTGCCGCACAATTGAGCACCAGCAGACTTACCGGTAGAGGCATGGACAAGCTGTAGACCAGCAGGCTGCCAAGCGCTGAGCAGGTACACACTAAAAGCGTGAACCGGCGCGCGTTTTTCCGGGAGGGTGGCCACAGTGTGATCGACTTGAGGCTGGCGTACATAGCGGATGGAGCCAATGGATGTTCGCTGCGGGCAGACCGGCCATAAGGGCTGACGGGTCTCTGTGTGGAAATCTGTTGTATGAGTCGCCTTCAATGGCCGCGAAGCAGTGCTCGAAATACAGCCTTCAACGTTATCGGGCTGTTTTCGTCTGGAGCCAGTCTGCCATTAATTGACGTCAATGAATGGGCGGCATAATACCACTTAAGATACCGTTGGTCGCGTTCGGTATATAGGTCTGCACAGTCGGGAAATAACGTTTTTGGACGGTGGTTCCATAATGGATGGACTTTTGTTTCTTACCTTCGAAAGATATCGAGTGTGCCAGGTGTTTTGTTTTTATTGACAGGCACTATCTGAAGTCGAGGCTGGGGTAACTATTTGTTTCGAGCAGCCGTCGACAGGGATGAAATATTCAATGGCGGCCTGAACACCCTCAAGTTAAAGGGCGGCATTATGGTAATAAAAATACCCGCGGGCTGGTGAGTTTAAGCTTGCCGTTCCGAGAACGAAACGAGCCTGAACGGCTTGAAATGGCAGAGCGGCTGAAACTGGCTTTGTCCCACTTGAAATGCAAACGCTTCAATCAGGGAGGTCTGTTCACTGTCATCAAGGCTGAGTTGGCCGGTAGTTTGGTCGATGAGTTCGAGTTGCCAGGCCATTAATGTGAAGCAATCCTTGAGCGCATCCAGGGCCTCATCGTGCAGGTCCATCTGGTTCTGGGCGTGGCTCAGCAATCCATGAATATGCAGCGAGAATTCCGAAACCGCTGCCAGTGCCAGTGCCTCGGCCTTGCTGGCCAGTTTGAGAAGGCTGCTGAGCATGCAATCGATAGCGTCCTTGTCATTGCTGATCAACTGCAAATGACTCAGGCATTCCTCGGATTTGGCCAGGAGTGTTTCAGCCTCGACGAGAAACTCTGGAAATTGCTCAGCCCACTCTTTAGGGTCAATCGGCATGCTTATCTCCACAACGTCATGTCAGATGAGGGAATGTCGTGTGTGTCGACGAAAACGTTACGTGTCCGGTGCTGCAAAGCCTTCGTGAGATCACGCTCCGGCAGGCTTGGGCATCGGCTGGGGAACTTGAGAGGGTGGATGGCCACTGACCTTCGATCGCACACAAAAGCCTGACTCCGTTCATGCAATGAGAATGGCGTCACATTAATGGCTATTGGATATTGCGAATATCAGGTTGGGCCTGATTGTGCATAGGGGAATCCCTTACGCAGGGGAACCTAACGTGCAGACCTAGGTCGCGTCGCCGGGGATGAAGCAGATGTAATCACGAAGCCAGTAAAGCATGATGTTAATGTGACATCAATGCTTGATCGTGGCATTTTGTCTGGGGGTCAAGATCCGGCAAGAACAGCCGATAACTCCCTTTAGTGAATTCATCAGAACAAGCCCAGGAGTCATTAATGGCCGGCATTCTCGACACGGTAGACCAACGCACGCAACTGGTGGGTGAGAATCGCCTGGAAATTCTCATGTTCCGGCTGGCCGGACGGCAATTGTTCGCGATCAACGTCTTCAAGGTCCAGGAAGTACTGCAGCTGCCGAAGCTGACCCTGATGCCGCAGCGCCATCCCTTTGTCTGCGGTGTGGTCAACCTGCGTGGCCAGACGCTGCCAGTGATCGACCTGTCCCAGGCCATCGGCATGCGTCCGCTGGTGCCGAGCCCTACCAGTACGATCATCGTCACCGAGTACAATCGCTCGGTGCAGGCGTTCCTGGTCGGTGGCGTGGACCGCATCGTCAACATGAACTGGGAAGCCATTCTGCCGCCGCCGACCAGCGCCGGCCGCCAGCATTACCTGACCGCCATCAGCAAGGTCGACGATCAGTTGGTGGAAATCATCGATGTCGAAAAAGTCCTGGCCGAAATCGTTCCGTACAACGCCAAGGTATCGCGCGACAAACTCGACGATCCGGTTCTGGAGCGCGCTCGTGGTCGTGAAGTGCTGTTGGTG belongs to Pseudomonas sp. B21-015 and includes:
- the yegS gene encoding lipid kinase YegS, whose translation is MSERKALLILHGKQALNEQVRAAVEGKRQQGWELAVRLTWEAGDAQRLVEEALTAGYTQLIAGGGDGTLRDIAEAMAAHPTQASLVLLPLGTANDFARAAGVPLEPAQALELLETAPQLIDLGEVGGQVFLNMATGGFGSQVTANTSEDLKRILGGAAYLFTGLSRFSELHAAWGELQGPDFHWRGELLALGIGNGRQAGGGHVLCPQALADDGLLDISILPAPQEVVGTLKDLLTDGFGIDNMFVRARLPWVEIKVSEGLYINLDGEPLEGDSLRFSARAAALRVHLPENSPLLSTSQTASRRD
- the moaB gene encoding molybdenum cofactor biosynthesis protein B; this translates as MKAKADVPFAPLNIAVLTVSDTRTLETDTSGQVFVDRLSAAGHYLAARVLLKDDLYKIRAQVANWIADEVVQVVLITGGTGFTGRDSTPEAVSCLLDKQVDGFGELFRQISVADIGTSTVQSRALAGLANGTLVCCLPGSTNAVRTGWDGILAEQLDSRHRPCNFVAHLKQAAPCESRG
- the mobA gene encoding molybdenum cofactor guanylyltransferase MobA is translated as MTSNTPLPPCSILLLAGGRGQRMGGQDKGLLEWHGEPLIAHLHLKTRSLSDDLIISCNRNLEKYALYADQLVHDDEGDFPGPLAGIRAGLKAARHTHLLVLPCDVPRIDAALLQSMRETAAQHPDKPLMLRHGEHWEPLLCIIPVALSAAFETAWSEGERSPGRLMRKLGATALLCPDNDPRLANLNTPELLSTHRTVSD
- the glp gene encoding gephyrin-like molybdotransferase Glp — protein: MNPAGKPGKTGSLMAVEVALARLLELADASRVREHERLPLARIQGRVLAADLVSTLDLPPWPNSAMDGYALRLADWTEEPLVVSQKIFAGQAPEPLKPGTCARIFTGAPVPAGADCVEMQENAEVQADERVRFTETMTLGQNIRPQGQETTVGELILPAGTRLGPIEQGLAASLGCAELDVVRKVRVAVLSTGDELVEPGQALGPGQIYNSNRVLLCNWLQRLGCEVIDAGILPDDLATTRARLGELKEVDLILSTGGVSVGEADFLGIALREEGELTLWKLAIKPGKPLTFGHFRGVPVIGLPGNPASTLVTFALLARPYLLRRQGVKEVEPLKFQVPAGFVWPKAGNRREYLRGRLENGRAIIYKNQSSGVLRSAAWADGLVEVLEGRTLIEGDWVSFIPLSEVLS
- a CDS encoding response regulator transcription factor; the encoded protein is MTCNLLLVDDHSLIRAGVRALVLDIPGYAVIGEANDGSQLVEMVEQLSPDIILLDISMKETGGLEALQRLKRVRPQCKVLILSMHTDPALIMQALESGAHGYLLKDTTATELEHALEALRNNERYLSPAIAHTVINQALTRTQKNQVPTQDSHNLTARQLEILRLIVRGKSTREIANGLGLSIKTVETHRSQIMKRLQIYDVAGLVLFAVREQIISLDD
- a CDS encoding sensor histidine kinase; this encodes MYASLKSITLWPPSRKNARRFTLLVCTCSALGSLLVYSLSMPLPVSLLVLNCAALACVWVRHRLSRKSIKFQPQELADRLLEVQENERHRLSRELHDDIGQLLTAAKLQSEWLKRRLPEELQDQCSVLCDTLDETLTKVRDVSAILNPRQLTSLGLEASLRAHLLRTLANTSLHWSLECHQRLTGIPEEMAVAAFRITQEAVTNILRHAEARNLLVRLQRLPQGLALLISDDGLGFAPAADPGREGQRGMAGMSERIDQLGGTLTVTSELGKGTQIEALFPWAPRSLERASTNKVMH
- a CDS encoding chemotaxis protein CheV, with the protein product MAGILDTVDQRTQLVGENRLEILMFRLAGRQLFAINVFKVQEVLQLPKLTLMPQRHPFVCGVVNLRGQTLPVIDLSQAIGMRPLVPSPTSTIIVTEYNRSVQAFLVGGVDRIVNMNWEAILPPPTSAGRQHYLTAISKVDDQLVEIIDVEKVLAEIVPYNAKVSRDKLDDPVLERARGREVLLVDDSNVALSQLRDTLGQLGVKMHIASDGLKALNMLKAWADTGVNMTDKLLMIFTDAEMPEMDGYRLTTEIRNDPRLRGLYVVLHTSLSGSFNDSMVKKVGCDNFLSKFQPDKLVDVVRQRLMLDEVPA